The Mangrovimonas cancribranchiae nucleotide sequence TTGCTAAATAAAAAAAAGCACTCAAAATTGAGTGCTTTTTTTTAGCCTTCTTCGTTAAAATACACTTTGTAGTAATGCATTTTTTTCTCATCGTCGTAACCGCGTTCTAGATATTCGCTGGAAGCGTCTGGTGCATCAATATCCAGTTTTATTTGAATGTTGGTGTCGAGCTTAATATCGGTTTTTAATTTGCGTTTAGCTTTTTTTACCACGTTTTCAGCCACGTCAAAGTGGTTGCGAATAACAACATCAAGCTCGGTTTCAAAGCTTTTTTTGTAGTCATCAAAAAGGGTTTTGTGTTTGTCTTCTTCAAAAATATCGTCTTTAAACTCTTCTACATTAACACTTTCGTGTTCTTTAAAATAGTCGATGGTTTTTGCAAGGAAGGTGTTTTGTTCTTGGTTGCCGTAGGATGTTTTTAGTACTTCTTCAGAAAAATCTCTACATAACTCGATATACTGTTGGGTGTGTTGGTTGGCATCGTCAGCATATTTAACGTTTAAAAAGTGTTTGGTCCAGTATTGGGCATCATAATTATTATTGTCGGCACTTAATACAATATGGCCTTCACCATCACTTTGATTTAAAATAAGACAGCCTTTATCTACCTTTTTACTGCTAATTCCTTTTTGTACGACAATATCGTAACTATTATTTTCTAAATAGGTTTGAAAAAAATTGACCTTATTTTCAATTTTAAAAATGCCAAGGGCATTGGTGGTTATCTCGTTAAATTCAATACCTTCAAAAAGTACGATAAGCACATCGCCTGTTTTTATTTGGGCAGAATTAGACTGCTCGAATAAATGCTCTACAATGTGTTTTGAAGTATCTATAAAGGTGTCTTCATCTGAAAAAATAGCAGTGCTATAGGTGTTTATTTCGTTTAAACTAATGTTGGCATGATGACTAAAACGGTAGCTTTGCACTTCGCTAACAAAAGGTTTTAATAGAAATGGTAGCATGAGATCGTAACTATCATCATCAAAATGAATAAGGTTTTCGGAAAACGCATTTCTGGTATGGTTAAATTTATTACCTACTTTATGCAAAATACATTTTGCAATTGCGGCATTTTTTCTTGAAATCATAACATAAAAATTAGAGTACAATACTAATCATTTCCTTGTAAAAAGGGTGTAAAAAAAAAGCCGAAGGTTCTAGCTTCGGCTTTTTTTATTTAAGACTAATTGATAATTAGTCTTCTAATTCAAAATGGTTTATTAATTCTTCGTGACTCATTTTTGTATAATCGATAGATTGTGTTCTATTGGTAGAGCTATTAGAACTATCAATAATAAAATATTTCACTTTGCTAACTGAAGCTCCAAGAGTACCACTAGTTTGTGCTGAATAAATAGTTAGTAAATTTAGAGTGTAATCAAAAGTTATTAATTGATCTCCTCCATCACTTTCAAGCCAATTAAAGGTCATAGGGTACCAAGTGGCTTCTTCAAATAGTTGAAAATGTACTAGAATTAGGCTATTGTCTAATACATCTTGAGTAATATCTGTATCATTAATTTCATAGATGTTTGCTTGGGCACCAAGATACGACCCTGCTGTCCAATCTAAATAAGGACGACCAGGGTCTGCTTCAATAGTTTTTACAATAACGTTAGCATTACCGTCTTCTCCAGCTGGCCCTTGAGCACCATCTTCACCGTCTTCTGGTGAACAGGAAACACTAAAAATAACTAATAAAGCTAATGCAATTTGTTTAAGGTTTAACATAAATGGTTTCATAAGTATTTGGTTTTTAATTAATAAAGCGTGAATATAGCCAAATACTACCTTGATAAAATTGTTAATGTATAGTTGGTGCGAAGCGTTGTATAGTTGGTGTTAAATATTGTGTAAGTTGCAAGCGTTTAATTTACAGTTTTTTTAGTCTAGTTTATTTGATAGATTAAAATAGAATTATCGCTGCCTTTGGTTACAAATTCTAGGTTTCTGTCCTTATCTATATTATCGAGCTCTATTTTAGAAGCGCCGTAAACAGGGAAGTTGTCTATAGATTTTGCATTACTGTCAAATAGGTGAATTTTATTTGTTTGTAAATCGGTAATGGCCACGTAAATTTTATCGTATAAATAGAAAATTTCTGGTGCCGTATAGTTGCCGTAATCCATTTCAAGAGTTTTGTTTTTAATGGTTAAACGGTTTTCAGATTGCGCTACAAGTGTTTTAATGGTTGTGGTTAAATAGTGTCTATCGGTAAGGTTTAAGTCTCGAGATGCGGTATTTCCTTTTTGGTCTATGGTAACAAGAATACCATTTTTGGTGGTTGTAGCAAAGTTGTTTTGATATTCGTAAACAGCTTGATTAGAATAATTATATTGTTTTTTTGGTGTTATTCTAGTTTTTCCTGTTCTGTCTAAAATGTATAATTTATCGTTTGTTTTTAATATGATGTAGTCTTTTCGTCCTATTCTTATGTGCTGTGGCTGATGGACGATAGCGCTATTTGCCGATTTAAATGTGAAGCCTTTTACTGTTTTTCCTTTGGCGTCTATCATAAAAATGTCCTTGTCTTGAGTAATAAGTAAGCGGTACTTTTTGTTGTTATCGTAATCGAAAACCGAAAGTGGTTGAGTGATTTGGTCGTTAAACTTTATAGGAAATGGTTTTACATCATTTCCATTTCTATCAATAACATGAACTTTATTGGCGGTTGCAAAAGTTAGTTGCAAACGGCCATTTTTATACATGTCTATTTGGTTAATTTTACCTAAAATAGCTCCAGGAAGTTGTTTTTTCCAAAGAATTTTTCCCTTATTAGAAATTAAGTATAAATTGTTTTTTATGTCTTGAACAACAATTTCTTTTTCTTTGGTGACGTGGTTTTTTACAAATTGCGGGGTGTTAAGTAAGCGTTCGTTTAGTTTTATATTAAACTCTTCGGTAACCGAAGCTTCGGCAGCTTTTACTTTATTCTTTTTAATAATACCATGAATATGTGCAAAGTTATTGTCGTTAATAAACTGGACTGTGGCCCATTTGTAGTCATCGTTTTTAATGATAGCTTTTTCAGATAAACTTCGTTTTAAAATACGATTTAAGTGTGTGGTGTTTGCCGAGATTAAAAGAGAGCTTTCATCGCTTAGTTTTTCTGTAATGTTTTTAAAGTAGCTTTTGTCGCTTAATGTGGTGTTGTTTTGATAGTTGGCAATTATGTTTTGTAATACTTCAATATCATCACTAAACACAAAAAAGTTGTCTAGTACAATATATTTGTTTGCTTTAGTATAGTTAATAAAAGGGTAAAATGTGTTTTTAAATAATTTAGGTTCATTAAAACTTAAAATATCGATACTTCTATAGGTTTCAATATGTTGTTTGTTTAATGAAATGGCTTGTGATGTTGTGGTTTCATCTAAAGAGTTTAAAACAAGAGCTTGTTTGCTACCTTGAAAAATAATACCAATTTCTGTAATGCTTCCAAATAGGGTTTTGTCTAAATTAAGCGTGTCTGGGGTTTGATAATGAGTTAAGTTTTTATGAAAGGTAGTAAAGTCGTTAAAAGTTATGCTTAAAAAACCATCGCTGTTGGATGGCGTTACTTTATATAAGTCGTTTTTTTGCGGTGTTGTACCGTTAAAAACAGATATTAAACTTTTTGTAGAGTCGGTAGCTTTGGTAATACCATTAAATAAAAGTTCGTCTTGTTCTAAGTTAATATCTATTAAAGAAAATTCGGTAAACTTATATTTTAAAGTATCTTCAACGAAAAAATCTGAAAAAAATTGGGTTTTATTTTCATCTATAAAAACAGAAAGTTGGCTGTTATTGGTGGCTGTTTTAAGTAACGTTTTATTGTTGTTAGAATGTCCTTTAATTGAAGAAAGTAATAGTTCTTGTGTTGTTGCACCTATAAAAATACTGTCTTTAATAGTGGTGTAAAGTACTTGTTTGTCTATAGTTGCTTTTTTTAAGGTTTGATTTTTAGTTGTTATGGTTTCAATACTATGGTTAGGAATAGCGTCTAGTTTAAAAATGCTATCATTAAACTTGGTTAATACCGCATATTGCAATGTATTATTATTGTCTTCAGAAAACGAAATAATAGTTTCACCTTGATTGTTTAAGTGGTTTAGGAGAGATGTTTTGTTTGCAAGCTCGTTAAAAAGAGGCGTCTTGTTTAGTTGTTGTAAAAAATGATTGTTTTCAAGGTTACTAAACAAGTTTTGTAAGCCATTACTTTTTATAACAATAGAGGCTTCTTCTGGAATATAGCTATACAGATCCTTCTTTTCTTTCTTAGAAGTACAAGCGGTTAATAAACATATACATAGTAATAGATGAAAAACTGATTTCATGTAATGAAGGATTTTTTGCAAATATAAAAGTTATAACTCTAATTTTAATTGTTCAGGTAATAGTCTAAAAGATTTTCTATGATATTGAGTAATGCCATGGTCTTTTATAGCCTGTCTGTGTTCTTTTGTTGGGTAACCTTTGTTTTTTTTCCAGTTATACTGTGGGAATTCGTCGTGTATTTTAGCCATATAGTCGTCGCGATACGTTTTGGCAAGAATAGAAGCCGCAGCTATAGATAAGTATTTTCCATCTCCTTTAATAATGGTCTCGTAAGGAATGTCGTTAAAAGGTTTAAATTTATTGCCATCAACGATAATGTATTCTGCCGTTTCTTTTAAATTAGAAATAGCTTTATGCATAGCCAAGATAGACGCATTTAAAATATTAATCTTATCTATTTCTTTAGGAAAAACATGTGCTACAGCGTAAGTGAGTGCATGAGTTTCTATATAAGTTCTAAGTTCATAGCGTTTAGATTCAGAAAGTTGTTTAGAGTCGTTTAGTACTTTATGCTTAAAGTTGTCTGGTAAAATAACTGCAGCAGCCGTAACGGGGCCCGAAAGACAGCCTCTACCAGCTTCATCTGTACCGCATTCTAGTTTAAAGTCTGAATATTTGAGCTTAAGCATTTAAATAAATCTTAATAAGGTATCGTTATTATAATATATGTATATAAATTTGCAAGGTCTAAAAAATAATTATGAAGAAGCTTTTTTTGGCAGTTTTTTTAATATCGGTAGTTCATTTAGGATATTCTCAAAACAGACCTATCCTTTCTAAAGATAAAGATGCTACAGGGAATAATAGATTGGGTGAAAACAATCAGTACTCTACTAAAAGTACGAGTAATGAAAATATAAAAAATGAAGATGCCAAAATCGAGGACTATCTCATAATATCTAAAGAGAGAGATACCACAATAGTAGATACCACATTAACCATTTTAAAAGAGTATAAATTTAATTACCTACGAAAAGATAATTATGGTCTATTGCCTTTTTCCAATGTTGGACAGTCCTACAACACCTTAGTATATCATTTTAATGATACTAATTTAATGCCACTATTTGGAGCAAGAGCACGTCATTTTAATTATATGGAAATAGACGATATTAATTATTATCGTGTGCCAACGCCACTTACCGAACTTTATTTTAAAACAGCTTTCGAACAAGGACAACAATTAGATGCATTTTTTACCGTAAATACATCTGAGCAATTAAATATGTCCATAGCTTATAAAGGAGTTAGGTCCTTAGGGAAATATCAAAACATACTTACAAGTACAGGGAATTTTAGATTTACCACTAGTTACAATACTAAAAATAACAGATACGTTGCCAATGCACATATTGTAATGCAGGACTTATTAAATAACGAAAACGGAGGGATAACCGATAGCAATGTGCCTTATTTCGAATCTGGAGATCCCGAGTTTAAAGATCGTGCTGTTTTAGAAGTGAATTTTGAAGATGCCGAGAATATATTAAAAGGAAAACGCTTTCATTTAGATCATAGTTTTAAACTAATTCAAAAAGACTCCACATCTAGTAACCAATTAGCTTTAGGGCATATTATTTCTTTTGAAGATAAATATTACGAATACAATCAAACAAGGCAGAACGATTACTTTGGCGAAGCCTTTCAAGGCACCAATTTAAGAGATCGGGTGACACTTGAGAATTTTTACAATCAAGTTTATGCTAAATATGAAAACAAAACATTAGGAGAAGCCACCTTTAATGTTGCCCATAATAATTACAATTATGGCTACGATAAAGTAACCTTTATAAGCAACCAATATATAAGCAACCGTTTAAAAGGCGATGTTGTATCATTAGGAGGTACATACAAAAATACAATTGGGGCTTTTAATGTAGAAGGAAACTTTGGGTTAAATATCTCAGGCGATTTCGATGGTAATTATATAAGCGGAAAAGCTTCATATAATGTAACCAAAGATATCGGGTTGTCGGCAATGATTACCCATAGCTCTAAAGCACCAAATTATAATTATCAATTATACCAAAGTGTTTACGAAAACTATAATTGGCAATCAAACTTTAATAACACAGAAACCCAACAACTAACCTTTGCATTACAGTCTAACAAAATAGCTAATGTCTCAGTCGATTTAATTACAATAAACGATTATCTATATTTTAAAAAAGATGAAAGCTTAGGTTTAGTCAAACCTTTTCAAAACGATGCGTCTGTAAATTACTTAAAAGTTAATTTAGAAAAAGAGTTTACGCTAGGCAAGTTTTCTTTAATGAATACAATGACCTATCAAAACGTTAAAGATGATAACCAAGTTTTTAATGTGCCAGAGCTAGTAACAAGAAACACTTTATACTATTCCAATCACTTTTTTAAACGCGCCTTGTTTTTGCAAACAGGAGTAACCCTTAGATATTTTACCAGTTATAACATGAATGCCTACGATCCACTTTTAGCCGAGTTTTATGTGCAAAACGATCGAGAATATGGCGATTTCCCCAGATTAGACTTCTTTATAAATGCTAAAGTGCAACAAGCAAGAATTTTTTTAAAAGCAGAGCATTTTAATTCAGCATGGACAGGATACGATTTTTATTCTGCTCCAAACCATCCTTACAGAGACTTTGTAGTTAGGTTTGGTATCGTCTGGAACTTCTTTCTATAATATATATAAAGATAAGTTTCATACAAGATTCGTAAATACCAATACAATAATCATAACTCATCATTCAATATGGGCGTTCCCCTTCTCAAAGATCGGGTCGGGCTGTTCGCTATATCTTTTTTGTTATAACTAACAAAGTCGAGAAACAAAAAAGGATGCCACTTCCATCCCTAACGCATTTAGTGTTTAATTATAATATACCATAAGTATAATCTACTATAATATATAAAAAGTACAAAAGGGTAGAGCAGTAGTTATACTATATATGTATACTAGTTCAGGATGCTTTATTTGCGGTCTGCTTCCACATCAAACATCAAAAAACAAAATAATTTGTGTGGTAATAAAAAAAGATTTACTTTTAATGTCTTGTTTTTTAAGCTGGTAGATTTTAATTAAAAAAAAACTTCAAAAAAAGGTCGAAAAAAATTTGTTTAGAAGAGAAGGAAGGTTGTATATTTGCACCCTCGAAAACGCCACTAGTAGTGGTTAAAAAACGAGACGTTCTTTAAAAAATATACGGCACGAAAAAAAATTAAAAAAAAACTTCAAAAAGTTTTTGTAAATTAAAAAAGGGTTGTATATTTGCACCCGCTTTGCGAAACAAGGCGATAAAGAAAAGAAAAAACGTTCATTAAAATATTGAATTGACAGCGTAAGAAATAGTTTGGAAACGGATTATTTCAACAACGAGAGAACAAACCATTTTGAGTCCTTTTAGAATACTTATTCAAAGTTGTTAAAATTATTTAAGATTTAACGATGAAGAGTTTGATCCTGGCTCAGGATGAACGCTAGCGGCAGGCCTAACACATGCAAGTCGAGGGGTAACAGGGAAGAGCTTGCTTTTCTGCTGACGACCGGCGCACGGGTGCGTAACGCGTATGCAACTTACCTTTTACGGGGAGATAGCCCAGAGAAATTTGGATTAATATCCCATAACATATAGATAAGGCATCTTATTTATATTAAAGTTCCGGCGGTAAAAGATGGGCATGCGTTCTATTAGCTAGTAGGTGCGGTAACGGCGCACCTAGGCGACGATAGATAGGGGCCCTGAGAGGGGGATCCCCCACACTGGTACTGAGACACGGACCAGACTCCTACGGGAGGCAGCAGTGAGGAATATTGGACAATGGGCGAAAGCCTGATCCAGCCATGCCGCGTGCAGGAAGACTGCCCTATGGGTTGTAAACTGCTTTTATACAGGAAGAAACCCCTTTACGTGTAGAGGGCTGACGGTACTGTAAGAATAAGGATCGGCTAACTCCGTGCCAGCAGCCGCGGTAATACGGAGGATCCAAGCGTTATCCGGAATCATTGGGTTTAAAGGGTCCGTAGGTGGATAATTAAGTCAGAGGTGAAATCCTGCAGCTTAACTGTAGAATTGCCTTTGATACTGGTTATCTTGAGTCATTGTGAAGTAGTTAGAATATGTAGTGTAGCGGTGAAATGCATAGATATTACATAGAATACCGATTGCGAAGGCAGATTACTAACAATGCACTGACACTGATGGACGAAAGCGTGGGGAGCGAACAGGATTAGATACCCTGGTAGTCCACGCCGTAAACGATGGTCACTAGCTGTTCGAACTTCGGTTTGAGCGGCCAAGCGAAAGTGATAAGTGACCCACCTGGGGAGTACGTTCGCAAGAATGAAACTCAAAGGAATTGACGGGGGCCCGCACAAGCGGTGGAGCATGTGGTTTAATTCGATGATACGCGAGGAACCTTACCAGGGCTTAAATGTAAGTTGCATTAGTTAGAGATAGCTATTTCTTCGGACTACTTACAAGGTGCTGCATGGTTGTCGTCAGCTCGTGCCGTGAGGTGTCAGGTTAAGTCCTATAACGAGCGCAACCCCTGTGGTTAGTTGCCAGCGAGTCATGTCGGGAACTCTAGCCAGACTGCCGGTGCAAACCGTGAGGAAGGTGGGGATGACGTCAAATCATCACGGCCCTTACGTCCTGGGCTACACACGTGCTACAATGGCAGGTACAGAGGGCAGCCACTGCGCAAGCAGGAGCGAATCCACAAAACCTGTCTCAGTTCGGATCGGGGTCTGCAACTCGACCCCGTGAAGCTGGAATCGCTAGTAATCGGATATCAGCCATGATCCGGTGAATACGTTCCCGGGCCTTGTACACACCGCCCGTCAAGCCATGGAAGCTGGGAGTGCCTGAAGTCCGTCACCGCAAGGAGCGGCCTAGGGTAAAATCGGTAACTAGGGCTAAGTCGTAACAAGGTAGCCGTACCGGAAGGTGCGGCTGGAACACCTCCTTTCTAGAGAAAGACGACTTGAATAAACAAGAGGTTAAAACTTGGTTAGTTCTCTTGCTGTTAATTTAAAGATCTATATAGCACAGTCTCATAGCTCAGCTGGTTAGAGCGCTACACTGATAATGTAGAGGTCGGCAGTTCGAGTCTGCCTGAGACTACTAAATGGAAATTTTAGAGGTTGAGCACCAGTTTACAGTACACAGTTTACGGTACGCAGTAACTGATTACTGAATACTGATACTGCTGACTTAAAAATTGGGGGGATTAGCTCAGCTGGCTAGAGCGCCTGCCTTGCACGCAGGAGGTCATCGGTTCGACTCCGATATTCTCCACAAGAAATTAATAATTAATAATTATTAATTGTAAAGTTCATTGACATATTGGAAAAGATACATGAAACGATAATCAAATTAAATTTTGATTGTTGGGAAATTATTGTAACGAGCAATAATTAACGATTTGATATAATATTTATATTAAATATAAACTCATTAAAAAGACAAAAAGTACAATAAGCTAAATAAGGGCGTATGGGGGATGCCTAGGCTCTCAGAGGCGAAGAAGGACGTGATAAGCTGCGAAAAGCTATGGGGAGTGGCACATACACTATGATCCGTAGATATCCGAATGGGGCAACCCGGCATGTTGAAGACATGTCATGCGAAAGCAAGCGAACCCGGAGAACTGAAACATCTAAGTACCCGGAGGAAGAGAAAACAACAGTGATTGCGTTAGTAGTGGCGAGCGAACGCGCATTAGCCCAAACCGGTATTGTTACGGCAATGCCGGGGTTGTAGGACCACAACATTGAATGCTTTATGAACTAGAACGCTTTGGAAAGAGCGACCGGAGAGGGTGATAGTCCCGTATAGGTAAAGAGAGTTATTCATAGTGGTATCCTGAGTAGTGCGGGGCACGTGAAACCCTGTATGAATCTGGCGGGACCATCCGCTAAGGCTAAATACTCCTGAGAGACCGATAGTGAACCAGTACCGTGAGGGAAAGGTGAAAAGAACCCTGAATAAGGGAGTGAAAGAGAACCTGAAACCATACGCCTACAAGCGGTCGGAGCCACTTTTGTGGTGACGGCGTGCCTTTTGCATAATGAGCCTACGAGTTACCGTTTCTGGCAAGGTTAAGCACTTCAGGTGCGGATCCGTAGCGAAAGCGAGTCTGAATAGGGCGTTATAGTCAGTGGCGGTAGACGCGAAACCGTGTGATCTACCCATGGGCAGGGTGAAGCTGTGGTAACACATAGTGGAGGCCCGAACCGGTTGACGTTGAAAAGTCTTCGGATGACCTGTGGGTAGGGGTGAAAGGCCAATCAAACTCGGAAATAGCTCGTACTCCCCGAAATGCATTTAGGTGCAGCGTATTATTAGTTTTATAGAGGTAGAGCTACTGATTGGGTGCGGGGGCTTCACCGCCTACCAATCCCTGACAAACTCCGAATGCTATAAAATGATGTAATGCAGTGAGGGCATGGGTGCTAAGGTCCATGTCCAAGAGGGAAAGAACCCAGACCATCAGCTAAGGTCCCCAAATGTATGCTAAGTTGAATAAACGAGGTTGAACTGCTTTGACAGCTAGGATGTTGGCTTGGAAGCAGCCATTCATTTAAAGAGTGCGTAACAGCTCACTAGTCGAGCGGTTCGGCATGGATAATAATCGGGCATAAGCATACTACCGAAGCTATGGCATCTACGGATGGGTAGGGGAGCATTCTATAGGCGTCGAAGGCGTGTCGCGAGGCATACTGGAGCGTATAGAAAAGAAAATGTAGGCATAAGTAACGATAATGCGGGCGAGAAACCCGCACTCCGAAAAACCAAGG carries:
- a CDS encoding nucleoid-associated protein, which produces MISRKNAAIAKCILHKVGNKFNHTRNAFSENLIHFDDDSYDLMLPFLLKPFVSEVQSYRFSHHANISLNEINTYSTAIFSDEDTFIDTSKHIVEHLFEQSNSAQIKTGDVLIVLFEGIEFNEITTNALGIFKIENKVNFFQTYLENNSYDIVVQKGISSKKVDKGCLILNQSDGEGHIVLSADNNNYDAQYWTKHFLNVKYADDANQHTQQYIELCRDFSEEVLKTSYGNQEQNTFLAKTIDYFKEHESVNVEEFKDDIFEEDKHKTLFDDYKKSFETELDVVIRNHFDVAENVVKKAKRKLKTDIKLDTNIQIKLDIDAPDASSEYLERGYDDEKKMHYYKVYFNEEG
- a CDS encoding ribonuclease HII gives rise to the protein MKSVFHLLLCICLLTACTSKKEKKDLYSYIPEEASIVIKSNGLQNLFSNLENNHFLQQLNKTPLFNELANKTSLLNHLNNQGETIISFSEDNNNTLQYAVLTKFNDSIFKLDAIPNHSIETITTKNQTLKKATIDKQVLYTTIKDSIFIGATTQELLLSSIKGHSNNNKTLLKTATNNSQLSVFIDENKTQFFSDFFVEDTLKYKFTEFSLIDINLEQDELLFNGITKATDSTKSLISVFNGTTPQKNDLYKVTPSNSDGFLSITFNDFTTFHKNLTHYQTPDTLNLDKTLFGSITEIGIIFQGSKQALVLNSLDETTTSQAISLNKQHIETYRSIDILSFNEPKLFKNTFYPFINYTKANKYIVLDNFFVFSDDIEVLQNIIANYQNNTTLSDKSYFKNITEKLSDESSLLISANTTHLNRILKRSLSEKAIIKNDDYKWATVQFINDNNFAHIHGIIKKNKVKAAEASVTEEFNIKLNERLLNTPQFVKNHVTKEKEIVVQDIKNNLYLISNKGKILWKKQLPGAILGKINQIDMYKNGRLQLTFATANKVHVIDRNGNDVKPFPIKFNDQITQPLSVFDYDNNKKYRLLITQDKDIFMIDAKGKTVKGFTFKSANSAIVHQPQHIRIGRKDYIILKTNDKLYILDRTGKTRITPKKQYNYSNQAVYEYQNNFATTTKNGILVTIDQKGNTASRDLNLTDRHYLTTTIKTLVAQSENRLTIKNKTLEMDYGNYTAPEIFYLYDKIYVAITDLQTNKIHLFDSNAKSIDNFPVYGASKIELDNIDKDRNLEFVTKGSDNSILIYQIN
- a CDS encoding ribonuclease HII gives rise to the protein MLKLKYSDFKLECGTDEAGRGCLSGPVTAAAVILPDNFKHKVLNDSKQLSESKRYELRTYIETHALTYAVAHVFPKEIDKINILNASILAMHKAISNLKETAEYIIVDGNKFKPFNDIPYETIIKGDGKYLSIAAASILAKTYRDDYMAKIHDEFPQYNWKKNKGYPTKEHRQAIKDHGITQYHRKSFRLLPEQLKLEL
- a CDS encoding putative porin, translating into MKKLFLAVFLISVVHLGYSQNRPILSKDKDATGNNRLGENNQYSTKSTSNENIKNEDAKIEDYLIISKERDTTIVDTTLTILKEYKFNYLRKDNYGLLPFSNVGQSYNTLVYHFNDTNLMPLFGARARHFNYMEIDDINYYRVPTPLTELYFKTAFEQGQQLDAFFTVNTSEQLNMSIAYKGVRSLGKYQNILTSTGNFRFTTSYNTKNNRYVANAHIVMQDLLNNENGGITDSNVPYFESGDPEFKDRAVLEVNFEDAENILKGKRFHLDHSFKLIQKDSTSSNQLALGHIISFEDKYYEYNQTRQNDYFGEAFQGTNLRDRVTLENFYNQVYAKYENKTLGEATFNVAHNNYNYGYDKVTFISNQYISNRLKGDVVSLGGTYKNTIGAFNVEGNFGLNISGDFDGNYISGKASYNVTKDIGLSAMITHSSKAPNYNYQLYQSVYENYNWQSNFNNTETQQLTFALQSNKIANVSVDLITINDYLYFKKDESLGLVKPFQNDASVNYLKVNLEKEFTLGKFSLMNTMTYQNVKDDNQVFNVPELVTRNTLYYSNHFFKRALFLQTGVTLRYFTSYNMNAYDPLLAEFYVQNDREYGDFPRLDFFINAKVQQARIFLKAEHFNSAWTGYDFYSAPNHPYRDFVVRFGIVWNFFL